One part of the Podarcis muralis chromosome 3, rPodMur119.hap1.1, whole genome shotgun sequence genome encodes these proteins:
- the NTPCR gene encoding cancer-related nucleoside-triphosphatase isoform X1: MAKHVFLTGPPGIGKTTLIQKATEVLKSSGIPIDGFYTEEVREGGRRIGFDVVTLSGRRGILSRVGSGPSTARREYRVGQYVVDLISFEQLTLPLLRNPDLGSSTVKKVCIIDEIGKMELFSQSFIQAARQILIGSGTVILGTIPVPKGKPLGLVEEIRSRKEVKVFNITKENRDSILQDIVAAVQSCLK, translated from the exons ATGGCCAAGCACGTTTTCCTGACGGGACCGCCAG GAATTGGAAAAACAACACTGATCCAGAAAGCCACTGAAGTTTTAAAATCATCCGGTATCCCTATTGATGGATTTTATACAGAAGAAGTGAGAGAAGGTGGCAGGAGAATAGGATTTGATGTTGTCACTCTGagtggaagaagaggaatttTGTCTAGAGTTGG cTCTGGTCCTTCCACAGCAAGGCGTGAATACCGCGTTGGCCAGTATGTAGTGGATCTAATATCATTTGAACAGTTGACTCTTCCTTTGTTGAGAAAT CCTGATCTTGGCAGTAGCACAGTGAAAAAGGTCTGCATAATTGACGAGATCGGTAAAATGGAGCTCTTCAGCCAGTCCTTTATTCAAGCTGCCCGTCAAATTCTGATTGGATCAGGAACTGTGATTCTTGGAACAATCCCAGTGCCTAAAGGAAAGCCCTTGGGGCTTGTGGAGGAGATCAGAAGTAGAAAGGAGGTGAAGGTCTTCAAT ATTACAAAGGAGAATAGAGACAGCATTTTGCAAGATATTGTGGCAGCTGTCCAGAGCTGCCTAAAATGA
- the NTPCR gene encoding cancer-related nucleoside-triphosphatase isoform X2: MAKHVFLTGPPGIGKTTLIQKATEVLKSSGIPIDGFYTEEVREGGRRIGFDVVTLSGRRGILSRVGSGPSTARREYRVGQYVVDLISFEQLTLPLLRNPDLGSSTVKKVCIIDEIGKMELFSQSFIQAARQILIGSGTVILGTIPVPKGKPLGLVEEIRSRKEVKVFNRKENISDSSGPTTA; encoded by the exons ATGGCCAAGCACGTTTTCCTGACGGGACCGCCAG GAATTGGAAAAACAACACTGATCCAGAAAGCCACTGAAGTTTTAAAATCATCCGGTATCCCTATTGATGGATTTTATACAGAAGAAGTGAGAGAAGGTGGCAGGAGAATAGGATTTGATGTTGTCACTCTGagtggaagaagaggaatttTGTCTAGAGTTGG cTCTGGTCCTTCCACAGCAAGGCGTGAATACCGCGTTGGCCAGTATGTAGTGGATCTAATATCATTTGAACAGTTGACTCTTCCTTTGTTGAGAAAT CCTGATCTTGGCAGTAGCACAGTGAAAAAGGTCTGCATAATTGACGAGATCGGTAAAATGGAGCTCTTCAGCCAGTCCTTTATTCAAGCTGCCCGTCAAATTCTGATTGGATCAGGAACTGTGATTCTTGGAACAATCCCAGTGCCTAAAGGAAAGCCCTTGGGGCTTGTGGAGGAGATCAGAAGTAGAAAGGAGGTGAAGGTCTTCAAT AGGAAGGAAAACATTTCAGATTCCTCGGGACCAACAACAGCATGA